TAAAAATGCTTATGCTATGGATGTTCCACAATTAATATATCCCGATTACGATGCGATCACTACTACTCTATCAGACCCACCCTTAGGTGTTCCATCGTTTTCATGGGAGACAGTTGCCAGTGCAACGAAATATCGCTTGCAAGTAGATAGTGAAACTGGATTTAATACTCCGATTACCATCAATATCACAACTCCGAATACATCCTTTACACCTTCTTCCGGAAGCCATTTGTTGGCGGATGGTGATTGGTACTGGCGTGTACGGGTTGAAGAACCTGCACCAGTCGGCGAATGGAGTGAGATAAGGAGATTTGTAAAAACCTGGGCAGAAGTTGATAATAAACCTGAATTGATCAGCCCGAATGATGGAGCTACGATCACTTTTTTTGATGCACCTGTTTTTAGTTGGGGGCGAGTGACCGGTGCAGCAAAATATCGTTTTCAAATAGCATCATCCTATAATGGCTTCGGTACTCCAGTCTACACGAAAGATACCCTGTCCACTAATCACCAACCGGCCAATAGGCTTGAGAATGGAACTTACTACTGGCGTGTCGTTCCAATGGACAATGCAGATCATCTTGGTACCACGAGTGGAATTAATACATTCATCTTGGCGTATGGCTACGGAAGTATGATCCCAACATTGCTTGAGCCAGCTAATTGGTCTTACCCAACATTTACTCCCACCTTTAAGTGGACAGCCATAGAAGGAGCTGAACACTATCGGCTCGAGTATACCTCTGATGAAACCTGCGATTTCAACATAGGCACCATCATAAACACCAGACAAACATCATATACTCCAACCGACACATTCCCGAATGACAAAAGGTATTGCTGGCATGTACGTGTTGAATCAGGAGATGCTGTAGGCCAGTGGAGTGAAACCTGGTATGTTCAAAAACAATGGTATTTACAACCCCAATTATTGACTCCTACGAATCTGTACCAGACTGGACTATATCCGTTGTATAGCTGGACTCCGGTTCCTGGGGCTGCGCAATATAGAATTGATATAGACGACGAACCAAGCTTTACTACTCCATTAATCGAGAGTTTTCTTACAGCCAATACAACATATACACCGCAAAAAAAATATATTGGCTCTGAATATTATTACTGGCGAGTTACCCCGATTGATGGTGGGGGCGAGTTAGGCATGACCAGCAGCGTTTTCGAGTTTCAAAGCTCTACCACATCTCTTGCACCGATCCAGGTATATCCTCTTTATTACTATATACCTAATGATCCAGTGTATTATGACGATTATAATTTGAACCCTGTTGAAGATAGGACCGTTGCTTATCCTATATTTATCTGGCATCGTGTCATGAATCCAACCCCGGTTGGAGGAGTTTCTATAAATGCCTATCGCATTCAGGTTGCAAAGACTCCCTACTTCAGTTCTCTAGAGTGGGAATGTGATACTGAAAATACAAGTGCAACCCCTATCTCTAGCGATGATTTTCCTACGGTTATTGATCAAGATTATTATTGGAGGGTATGTCCTCTTGACAGCATGGGTGGAAACTGCCTGACAAATCCTGGCACTGGATTGATCTGGTGGAGTCAAATATGGAGAAGTCGATTTAATAATAACCTTTCACTTGACCCAACAAGCGGTGAAGCACCTGAATTATTGAGACCAGCACACGGCCAGGATTCTGTGGAAGCTACACCCTTGTTAGAGTGGTGGCCACTTGCCGGGGCTAGCCAATACCAAGTGGAGATCAGCAGAACCCCTGATTTTTCTACCTTTGAAATATCTGAAATTGTAAGTATCCCTGCCTATTCACCGACCTATAGCCTGGTCCAGCGCAGCCTCAACCGTACAGATTACGGGACCTTTTATTGGCGAGCGCGTGGTTTTGTTGATGCTGATTGGAGCAACTGGAGTGAGGTCCGAAGATTCCAGATCGCGTCTCAATCCGAGTGGCGATTCGATCGTTCGATAGCTGATCCACCGAACCAATTATTGATCGGGGATGACCCAGTTTCTGATGCGTCTGGAGCTTATGATTTATCAACACTCTATGCTTCGCAATCAAGTACTGACTGGTTCTTTGGATTTAATGCACAAACTACACCTGCAAATTTAACCTATATTATCTATCTCGACCTAAATTCGATAGACGGATCTGGTGGTACTTATCCACCAGAAAGAGATTATAGCATGAGCACAATTGATGCTCATCGACCTGAGTATGTGATATATGTTGATAATACAGCAAGTGGCATGGATGAGGAAAATACCTGGGTTTATGCTTGGAATGGTACGAATTGGAATTTCGGTCAGCGTTTTATCGATATTGGAGCCGAAATTAATTCTGCTGAAGGATACGTCGAGCTGCGGATTCCAAATGGCGCCATTGGTATGAGTCAGGTAACCAGCCGGGCTTCGGTAATGTTGGTAAGTATGGATACGAGTTCAAAGGTGGCTGTTGATTCTGTTCCATCAGATCCACAGATACCTGGAACTGGAGAGCTAAGCAGATTTAGCGCTGTATCAGAACGCATGAACATGATCTATCCGCTTAATATTAATGCTGGTGATCCAAATGCAGATACTTCGATATTAGCATCGCTCCAACCTTTCTATTGGGATTGGCCTACTGGAAGCAATCCATCAAGCCCTTGGGCTGGAAGTAAACTGGAGGTTCATTTGGATCCCGGTTACACCAATTTAGTGGCTGAATTTACGATGACTTCAACTGCACCGTGGTTCGGTGAAAACAATAGCACCATGCTCGATGATCTTGTTGGAGATAATATCTATTATTGGAGGGTACAGCCAAGATATTGGATGCTAGGGGAGACCGCAACATTTGGAGCTTGGGTGAGCGGTTGGAGTTTTCGAAGGTTAGGTTTTACACCTTTGAATCTGCAAACTTCGGTGACGTTTGCTACACCTACCTTTAGCTGGGACATGGCGGAAGGGGCAAGCACCTATCGTCTACAGGTTTCAACAGATCCCAACTTTGGATCAACTGTAATCAACCAGGTTACACCACTTACATCTTTCACTCCGACCAATACTCTTCCACCTGCACTATATTACTGGCGTGTTCATATTATACGTTATGGTAGTGTTATTAACGATTGGTCGGAAGTTCAACAATTTTCGCTTAGCTTACCTGTTCCGACAAAACTAACCCCCGACCAATCAGTCGAACATTATGCGCCAACCTTCTGTTGGGAGCCATTGGTAGGATATGATAGTCAAGAAAATCCAGTATTGACTGCCTGGAAATATCGGCTTGAGGTAAGCCTTGATCCAAATTTCAGCCAGATTTATGATTCGGTTGAGACATTCAATAATTGCTGGACGCCGACAAAAGGATATAAAGATGGAAGTTACTATTGGCATCTTGCCATAATCGATGGAAATGGAAGGAGAGGCCCGTATAATGTCCCTTACGCGACATTTACAAAACAATATCCAATTACCACCCTTTTAAGCCCAATCAGTGAGCCTGTTGATCAGACGCCCACTTTTATCTGGAGTGCTGTGGATGGAGCTGCAACATATGTCTTCGAAGTCTCAAAATTTTCAACTTTTGCTCCAACTTACGATTCAATAGTAACCATTAATACTCAATTTACACCTACGAAAATTTATCAAATGGATGTTATATATTATTGGCGCGTAGCTATTAAGGACCGGGATGGGAATCAAGGTCCGTTTACAGATTCAACGATCATCGTGGGTGATAAGTACCCGATCTTTTTGCCCTATATTCGGAGGTGAAATTCCTTTTTTGCATAATTGTCAAAACTTAAAAAAATATTTCTATAAAAGCATGATGATAATGCCTTATACCAGCGGAAAAATCCGCTGGTTTTTTATTCTTGCCACTCCTTTTCTATTTCTGATATCTGCGAGAGTGACAAATATTTGACTAGGCTTACTCCAGGATTCTGAAACATAATTCTTGCTGGTCGATATTAGCCTGATCGATTTCAGCGCACCCAAAAATGGATCGAAAACCCGGTTGATAGGTATTACTTGAAATTTTGGATGGTTCAATTTAACCGCATTATTTCTTTCTCTTGCCCTAGAACCCTTGTTCTATCTATCATATTAAGGTATGATTCTTACTCCTCAAGGTGACCTCCTATGGACTTCTCCCTCCACGCCCCCTACCAACCCACCGGCGACCAGCCGGAAGCTATCCGTCAACTCATCGACGGGATTAATAAAGGTTATAAGCACCAGGTGCTGCTGGGTGCCACCGGCACAGGCAAGACCTACTCCATGGCACAGGTCATCACCCAGGTGCAGCGACCGGCCCTGGTGATGGCTCACAATAAGACCCTGGCTGCCCAGTTATATGCTGAGTTCAAGGAATTCTTCCCCGACAATGCCGTGGAGTACTTCGTCAGCTACTATGATTATTACCAGCCTGAAGCGTACGTCCCCCGGCATGACCTTTACATCGAGAAGGAGACCGAGCGTAACGAGGAGATTGAGCGCCTGCGCCTGGCTGCCACAACCTCCCTCATGTCGCGCAAGGACGTGATCATCGTCGCGTCTGTCTCCTGCATCTACGGACTGGGCAACCCGGCTGAGTATGGGCGTGTAGTTATCAACATTGATAAGGCCAAGATCTACCGCCGCAATGCCCTCCTGCGTGACCTCATCGAAAGCCAATACGAGCGCAATGACATGGAGCTCAAGCCCGCCACCTTCCGCGTGCGTGGCGATACCCTGGAAGTGATCCCAGCCTACCAGGATCGTTTCGGCTACCGGGTCACCTACTTCGGGGATGAAGTCGAGCGGATCGTCGAGTTCGATGCCGTCACCGGTGAGCTACGCCAGGATCTGGAAAACGTCGCCATCTACCCCGCCAAGCATTACATTGCCGCTGAAGATAAGCTTAAGCAAGCCATTTCCGACATCGAAGAAGAGCTTCAGGAACGAGTGAAGTACTACCGGGAGCACGATAAGATTCTCGAGGCTCAGCGTATCGAACAGCGCACGATATACGACCTGGAGATGCTGCGCGAGATCGGTTCATGCGCCGGCATTGAGAACTACTCGCGCCACCTCGACCAGCGTGCCACAGGTACTCCCCCCTGGACGCTCATCGATTACCTGCCCCACGACTACCTGCTGATCATTGATGAATCGCACATGACTGTCCCGCAGATACGCGGCATGTATAACGGTGACCGTTCCCGCAAGGAGACCCTTGTAGAGTATGGTTTTCGCCTGCCCTCCGCCCTCGATAACCGCCCACTCAAGTTCAAAGAATTCGAGCAGCATATGGGCACGACAATCTATACCTCCGCCACCCCCGGCCCGTATGAGATGGAGCATGCTGAACAGGTCGTTGAGCAGATCATCCGCCCCACAGGTCTGGTGGATCCCGAAGTAGAGGTCCGCCCGATTGAAGGCCAGGTGGATAACCTGATTGTCGAGATCCGCAAGCGCGTGGAAGTGGGCCAGCGTACCCTGGTCACCACCCTCACCAAGCGCATGGCAGAAAAACTGGCCGATTACCTGATGGAGCTGGGTATCAAGGTGCACTACCTGCACTCAGAGGTAGAGACCCTTGAGCGCATCGGCATCCTGCGTGACCTGCGCCTGGGTGTATTCGATGTGGTGGTGGGGATTAACCTGTTGCGTGAAGGCCTCGACCTTCCGGAAGTTTCGCTGGTGGCAATTTTGGACGCCGACAAAGAAGGCTTCCTCCGTTCGGATACTGCCTTGATCCAGACAATCGGCCGGGCTGCCCGCCACGTGGATGGCAAGGTCATCATGTATGCCGATAAAATGACCAATTCGATGCAGACCGCCATCGAAGAAACGAATCGCCGGCGAGCGAAACAGGTTGCCTACAACAAGGAGCACGGCATCGAGCCGGTAAGTATTGTAAAGGCAGTACGTGATCTGACGGATCAGCTGGGTGGTAAAGCGCAGGCCACAGCGCGCGGCGAGCGTCCTATCGAGCCTGCCAGGATGCCCAGAGGCGAGCTCAAGCGTCTGATCGAAGCATTAGAGGTGCAGATGAAGCAGGCTGCCAAGGAATTGGAGTTCGAAAAAGCCGCCATGTTACGCGACGAGATCTACGAGCTACGCGGTGTGCTGGCCGAGGAAACCAAGGCTCCGCCATGGGAGAAGGTCCGCTACCTGGCTGGCGAGAAAGACTAAATTGCTGTTTACCTGTCTGACTTATCCTTAAATCGGTAGCGCTTTTTAGCCTACGAGAATGCCTGGTTCATAGTAATTACCCACCGCCTCTGACGTAACTTGCTTTCTCTTCCCGTTTCTTCATATTTCCTTCACAATTTTGGATTAAACTATTGATTATCAAAGTTCTTTGGTAGGTAAATGTATTTCTTAGGTTGTGAGAATGGCATTTTTCGTCGAACCGGCCATGATTGTGATGAATTTGGTCTGCCTCGGAATTACCATTGTTAAAAGGAGAAGATAATGAAAAAGTTCTTGCTTATTGGTTTGATCGTCGGTCTCGCGCTGGTCTTGGTGGGTGGCGTAGGTGTGGTTTATGCCCGCGTCCAGCAAGCCAACAATCCTGCAACTGTGACAGTTACTACAGGGCAGCAACGTAATCAGCAAGTCCCATTCGGTATCATGCGGAACGGGCGACAGGTCGATCCAGGCATCTTTGTTGGCCCTGGTGGCATGATGGGTGAATTTAACTACCGTACCGGCCCAAACGGAAAATCACAGGGAAATGGATATGGTTATGGTCCCGGTGGTATGATGGGCGGCTACGGGCGGGGCGGGATGATGGACGGCTACGGGCGTGGTGGCATGATGGGTGGCCTGCGCGGAGAAGGTGTCATGCATGATTACATGATCTCAGCCTTCGCCAGTGCGGTAGGGTTGACAGTGGACGAAGTCAACACGCGCCTCACCAATGGTGAAACCCCCAGGGAAATTGCCCTTGCCCAGGGAAAGACTGCTGCTGACCTGCCTGCCCTGTGGCAGCAGGTACGCCAGGATGCTCTCAAAGCTACAGTAGCAGCGGGGGTCATCACCCAGGCGCAGGCTGATGTGATGCTCGAACACATGAACAATTTTTCTGGAAATGACTTCGGCCCGGGTAATGGTTTCGGTGATTGCCCGATGTGGGATGATGACGAAGCCCAGCCTTAATCATAAAATTTCTTTAGAAGGATGAAGAGACGCGGCTTTTGGCCGCGTCTCTCTTTTTTTACCCCCCAAGTCCACCCAGCTGCCGGTCAATCAGCCAGGCATCCTTCTTGGTCAGCAGATGGATGTCTGATTTGATCGACATCTGCAACTGGTCCACCCATTCAATCGAGGTGTGGAACAGTTCCTGGAGCATGTCTGGGCGATCGTCTGCCGCGATCCGGTTGATGGATAGCTTACCGCAGTCAGTGCATTGGTGCACAAGCAACAGCTCACCATCCAGCACCCTGGCGTACTTGTTGTGGCTCCATTTGATGCTCAGACCAACGGGGTACATGACCGCTTTACATGCCGACAGGCGATCACCTGCCTCCATCCAGTCCATGTGCCGTGAGCACAGGCAGTTAGGGCAGTGGTTGCGGTTTTGTACGCCCGATATTTCTTCGAGTGTAGGAACATATGCCTGGCAAACGCGGCATTTGAAGCCGAAAAAGCTGTGACCCGCATGGCTGGTACGCCATTCCCAATGCGAGTGTTTATTCTCTCTGGGCATAAAGTACTTCCTTCTTTAACACCATCAGGCTCTGGTATCGGCGCGGGTGGATTTCCCCTGCCGTTACCGCCATACGTATGGCGCAGCCTGGTTCTTCGTCATGCTGGCAATCCAGTCCGAACTTGCACTTTCCCACCAGCGATCGCATCTCTGGGAAAAGGAGTGCCAGGTCATAGCCCTGCGTCTCCCATAAACCAAACTCCCGCGTCCCGGGGGTGTCCACGATCGCGCCGCTCCCTTCCAGGGGGAACATTTCCAGGTTGGTGGTGGTGTGGCGGCCTTTCCCGGTTGCCTGGTTCACTTCCTTCACGCGCAGGCCCAATCCGGGCTGCAGGGCATTCAACAGGGCGGTCTTACCCACACCAGATTTACCCACCAGCACCGTTTTATGTCCATTGAGCGCCTTCTGCAGATCATCGATGCCCTCGCCGCTAAAGGTGCTGGTCAAGACCACCGAATATCCGATCTTACGGTACTCATCGAGTGCCTCCTGGAATGCCACGTCCTGCCCTGTTACAAGGTCCATCTTGGTGATACACACGAACGCAGGGACGTTGGCTTCTTCAGCGGCGGTCAGGTAGCGGTCTAGCAAGTTCCATTTCGGATCGGGTTGGGCTGCAGCAATGACTGGCATCACCTGGTCCACGTTGGTCACGATGATGTGCTCGAAGGGGTGTGCCCCATGGTGAAGTGGTTTGGGCACCGCACTCCGGCGAGTCAGCTTATTACGCCTGGGCAGCAGCTCTACGATCAAGCCTTTACCGCCTTCAGCCATGATGTAGCGCACCTCGTCACCCACCGCCAACGGGTCCATATGGTCCAGCTCGATCACTTTTTGCACCCGATGGTGCAGGCTGGCTGGGTCGGCGGTTGGATAGACCAGCTGTTTGCGGATCCGGTTTGATAATTCACAGGTCACAGCTGACCCATTTGCATGGACCACGTAGTTACCAATTATTTTTTTGTAGACCACGCCGGTAAAAGCGGGTCTGCCATCATACATATTTGTTACATCAGAATGCATTGTCTTCAATCCTAACAAAATAAAACCAGCCACTTTGTTTCCCGTGGCTGGTGGAATATTCTATCAAGCTCAGCCAAGAGGGAATTCACACAGATTTTAGTCTTGCTGGAATTCACCCTTTGGCGATTAAAACAAAAACCACGGGGCATGAGCGCTCCCGTGGCAGGCAAGTCAGTCAAGCTACAACAAGTCTTACCCTGTCACCTGGATGCGCGTCCATGCATTGTCTAAGACATTTACCGATTTTAAATACGACATGAAAACGCGCTCCTTTCGTAAGGTTAGATTAATGCCAAATGAGTTTATCACCGCAATTTATCCCTGTCAAGGGACATTTCTACTTTGCATTGACAGGGAAATTTCCATTTTGGGTAACCAGCTGTAAAAAATCACTGCATCACTTCGGGCAGGCACTGGTTTTGAAGTTCGGAGCTCGATTTCTGTAAAGCAATCATAAAAAAATCCTCAGATTATTTTCTTGCCTGAGGCTCAAGCGAAAGTTAGATTTTCCCCTTCATCGGAAAACTTTTATAAAATTTTAGTTCCGCTCAGCCCAAGCTGACCTGCTCGAGCAGGTGACTGAACTGCTCGGAGCTGGCAACCCCACCCCCTTGAGCCAGGCGACTATCGCCACCTCCTCGTCCATTGAGCTCAGCCAGCTGTACGGAGAGCAGTTGCCGCGCATCTCTCCCGGTTGCTTCTCCACAGATGACGATGAGCGAGACCTTCTGACCATCATAAGAAGCCAGATAGGCAACCACATCTGCCATCTTCTTTAGCGCCTCACCCAAGAGTCTCAGCTCGCCCACCGGGCGCCCAGAGAAAGCAGCCCTTACCAGTTTGATACCGCTGATCACATCTGCAGATTCTGCGAGATCCGTGGCTTCATAGTGGATACCAGCCTGGCGCAGAGCCTGGTTTTCCTTCTGGAGCGCGTTGAGCTGTTCAGCCTGGCGGGTGAATGCTTCGGGAATTTCCTGCCATGCGGTGCTCATACGGCTCGCCAATCCACTGAAAGCCTCATACATTTGACTGGCTAACTCCAGTGCCTGAAGACCAGCGACGAAGTAGATGCGTAACCTGTCATTTTGACGCTCGGCCTTGACCACCTTGATCAGGCCGATACTGCCCGTGCGCAAAACGTGCGTGCCTCCACAGGGCGAGTAGTCATAGCCGTCGATCTCCACGATGCGAATATTTTCGGTAACCTTGGGTGGCCTGCGTAAGGGGATCGAGGGCAGGTCTGCAGGGGAAATAAAATAGGTCTTCACCACCCGATCCTCATAGATCACCTGGTTGGCAACCAGCTCCGCCTGGTCTAAATCAGGCTTGTTCAGCTGGGTGGCCATGATATCCAGCGTGGAGGGTGTGTAGCCATTGATGTTGGCAGAAACGGTCTCAAAGCCGGTCTGGCGCAGGAGACACTGCGTGAGCAGGTGCTGGGCAGTGTGATGCTGCATATGGCGCAGGCGCCGCTCACGATCGATTTGTGCATGGACATAACCCAGCCCTGGCTCACCTTCCACGACATGCACTGTGCAGTGGCGTGTTTCATGCTTATACACATCCAGTACCCTGGCGGACCCAATCATCCCGGTGTCATGCTCCTGCCCACCGCCGGTTGGGTAGAAATAGGTGCGGTCGAGCAGTACTTCCTGGTGGCCATCCGCCAGGGTGAGGCACTCCACCACCTCGGCATCGAATTCAAGCGTGCTTACATCTTGCTGGTAGAGAAGCTGAGAATCCATGCGGCGATTATAACGTATCCATTTATTCAGAACACGGATCTTCGAAAATCAACGGTAGATCAAATATCCCTGGCTATTGTCAAAACGAATAAATTCGGGGACAATTACAGTTGGGGAAAAGGATCATTACATATAAGAATGGTGGAAAAAATGAGAAATCAGCTGAACCATGTCATCTTTGGCCTGATCAACCAACCTCAAATATGGGTTAAGCACAGAGGTGAGAATATAACCACGGTGGTCAATTACCTCATTATGGGTGCAATTAATCAACCCCAAATATGGATCGAACATACAGGAGAAGCAATGGACACTAATATTACCCCATCTAATGAAAAAGAAGATCAGAAAGTGAATGTGCGCGTCCAGGGTGGCTCTTCCGGGGCGGTGTATGGATTAGGCATCATCGGGGCAGCCATCTATTACATCAATAAAGGCCTCAACCCACAGGAAAAAGCCCTGGGGTTTCTGAAAGCCCTGGTCTGGCCGGTGTTCCTGGTGAAACAAGCATTGGAATTCCTTGAAAGAGAGTAAGCAGGCGGGTTAGTACCTGAAATTCTCGACAGCGAATTACAACTATAAAAGCTAAAGGATGGGGGAGAATACCTGGCATCTGCCTGGATAATGATTGGTTTCATTATCCGGGTAAAAATTTATAATGTCGAAATATTTATTGGGGAAAGATTACCACCGATTAACCAACTTATCGACTAAACGTCAAAATATAGGCTCATTTCATACGGATGTGGCCGGTTGCGCACCTGGTAATACTCCTGGTTGCGCTTGAAGTCCACCCACTGGCTGAGCAGCAGCTCGCTAAACACATCCCCGGCGAGCAGGAACTGGTGGTCATTCTCAAGGGCGACCAGGGCAGCATTGAGCGAATCGGGCAGGCTCATGATATGCGAGCGCTGGTCGTCACTCCAGGCGAATATATTGGCATCGATGGGACCAAAACCGGCCTCTGTCGGGTCAATTTTACGTGCAATTCCATCCAGCCCGGCCAGCAATTGGGCTGAGAGGGCCAGGTAAACGTTACAGGTGGCATCGGGCGGGCGGAATTCCATGCGGGCCGCTTCCGGTTGGGTGGCATACTTGGGGATGCGCACCGCCGCGCTGCGGTTCCCCAGCGAGAAAAAGGCATTCACTGGGGCCTCATATCCTGGCACCAATCGGCTATACGAATTGGTGCTGGGGTTGGTGAGGGCCAGCAATGCTGCACCGTGACTAAGCAACCCACCAATGTAGTACAAAGCGGTCTGGCTCAT
Above is a genomic segment from Anaerolineales bacterium containing:
- a CDS encoding excinuclease ABC subunit B (The UvrABC repair system catalyzes the recognition and processing of DNA lesions. The beta-hairpin of the Uvr-B subunit is inserted between the strands, where it probes for the presence of a lesion), translating into MDFSLHAPYQPTGDQPEAIRQLIDGINKGYKHQVLLGATGTGKTYSMAQVITQVQRPALVMAHNKTLAAQLYAEFKEFFPDNAVEYFVSYYDYYQPEAYVPRHDLYIEKETERNEEIERLRLAATTSLMSRKDVIIVASVSCIYGLGNPAEYGRVVINIDKAKIYRRNALLRDLIESQYERNDMELKPATFRVRGDTLEVIPAYQDRFGYRVTYFGDEVERIVEFDAVTGELRQDLENVAIYPAKHYIAAEDKLKQAISDIEEELQERVKYYREHDKILEAQRIEQRTIYDLEMLREIGSCAGIENYSRHLDQRATGTPPWTLIDYLPHDYLLIIDESHMTVPQIRGMYNGDRSRKETLVEYGFRLPSALDNRPLKFKEFEQHMGTTIYTSATPGPYEMEHAEQVVEQIIRPTGLVDPEVEVRPIEGQVDNLIVEIRKRVEVGQRTLVTTLTKRMAEKLADYLMELGIKVHYLHSEVETLERIGILRDLRLGVFDVVVGINLLREGLDLPEVSLVAILDADKEGFLRSDTALIQTIGRAARHVDGKVIMYADKMTNSMQTAIEETNRRRAKQVAYNKEHGIEPVSIVKAVRDLTDQLGGKAQATARGERPIEPARMPRGELKRLIEALEVQMKQAAKELEFEKAAMLRDEIYELRGVLAEETKAPPWEKVRYLAGEKD
- the rsgA gene encoding ribosome small subunit-dependent GTPase A; this translates as MHSDVTNMYDGRPAFTGVVYKKIIGNYVVHANGSAVTCELSNRIRKQLVYPTADPASLHHRVQKVIELDHMDPLAVGDEVRYIMAEGGKGLIVELLPRRNKLTRRSAVPKPLHHGAHPFEHIIVTNVDQVMPVIAAAQPDPKWNLLDRYLTAAEEANVPAFVCITKMDLVTGQDVAFQEALDEYRKIGYSVVLTSTFSGEGIDDLQKALNGHKTVLVGKSGVGKTALLNALQPGLGLRVKEVNQATGKGRHTTTNLEMFPLEGSGAIVDTPGTREFGLWETQGYDLALLFPEMRSLVGKCKFGLDCQHDEEPGCAIRMAVTAGEIHPRRYQSLMVLKKEVLYAQRE